From Chryseobacterium tructae, one genomic window encodes:
- a CDS encoding condensation domain-containing protein, whose protein sequence is MVVAGDVTNPQVMKLYKEHGVDLINAYGPTESTVCATLHHYNEDDNPVNIGGAIGNMTVYVLDHYQRPVPVGAVGELYIGGAGIARGYLNRPELTEERFILNPFQTPEQNEKNENKRLYRTGDLVRWLPNGELEYIGRNDFQVKIRGYRIELGEIENTLLNYPGIRQVAVIAKENKSGIKYLAGYYVSDEVIDSAILSEYFSEALPEYMIPGAFVHLEALPLTINGKLDKKALPEPDFTGNKEYSAPETELQKSIVEIYGEVLGIKAENISIYDDFFRLGGDSIISIQLVGKIKQRLDIRLSVKEIFSSRTAAAIAILMEDKKSENPIEIFTEQGFLTGEVPLLPVQEWFFSEKEKGYLADSNYWNQAFLINVPELNNILLEKSMELLIEKHDAFRLYYSLEKGNYRQYYGNQNTEAKINYLDASKIDGEELSKIFTTWQEQFNIEKAPLYTIGYITGYQDKTARIFFAFHHLIIDTVSWRIILEDLRNIYQTLEKGENITISQKGSSYRQWVKAIKNYKSEDTESKERELAYWNKITAQVDQSNRVIEEISGTEYHHDILLLDQNTTEID, encoded by the coding sequence ATGGTGGTGGCAGGAGATGTTACCAATCCGCAGGTCATGAAGTTGTATAAAGAGCATGGTGTAGATCTTATTAATGCATATGGCCCTACAGAAAGTACAGTATGTGCTACGTTGCACCATTATAATGAAGATGACAATCCTGTGAATATCGGAGGAGCCATTGGCAATATGACGGTCTATGTTCTGGATCATTATCAACGTCCGGTACCTGTGGGTGCAGTCGGTGAACTTTATATTGGTGGAGCAGGTATTGCCAGAGGCTATCTGAATCGTCCTGAACTTACAGAAGAACGTTTTATCCTTAATCCTTTCCAAACTCCGGAACAGAATGAAAAAAATGAGAATAAAAGACTGTATAGAACAGGGGATTTAGTCCGCTGGTTACCAAACGGAGAATTGGAGTATATAGGCAGAAATGACTTTCAGGTGAAAATCCGTGGGTATCGTATTGAGTTAGGAGAGATAGAAAATACTTTACTGAATTATCCCGGAATCCGTCAGGTTGCGGTAATAGCAAAAGAAAATAAATCAGGAATTAAATATCTTGCAGGGTACTATGTTTCGGACGAAGTGATTGATTCGGCAATACTCTCAGAATATTTTTCAGAAGCACTTCCGGAATATATGATTCCCGGAGCTTTTGTTCATTTAGAGGCTTTACCATTAACTATCAATGGAAAATTAGATAAAAAGGCTTTACCTGAACCTGATTTTACAGGGAATAAAGAATATTCTGCTCCGGAAACGGAACTTCAAAAAAGCATCGTAGAGATTTATGGGGAAGTGTTGGGAATCAAAGCTGAAAATATAAGTATCTATGACGATTTCTTCAGATTAGGAGGAGACAGTATCATCAGTATTCAGCTGGTAGGAAAAATAAAACAACGTCTGGATATACGATTGAGTGTGAAAGAAATATTCTCCTCAAGAACAGCAGCAGCAATTGCTATTCTGATGGAAGATAAAAAATCCGAAAATCCGATCGAAATTTTTACAGAGCAAGGCTTCCTTACTGGGGAAGTTCCGCTTTTACCCGTTCAGGAATGGTTTTTTAGCGAAAAAGAAAAGGGGTACCTAGCGGATTCAAACTACTGGAACCAGGCTTTTTTGATTAATGTTCCGGAACTGAATAACATTCTTTTAGAGAAAAGTATGGAGCTTCTGATTGAGAAACATGATGCATTTAGATTGTATTATTCGCTTGAAAAAGGAAATTACAGACAGTATTATGGAAATCAGAATACAGAGGCAAAGATCAATTATCTTGATGCATCTAAAATAGACGGAGAAGAACTTTCAAAAATATTCACTACATGGCAGGAACAGTTTAATATTGAAAAAGCACCACTCTATACGATAGGCTACATCACAGGATATCAGGATAAAACCGCAAGAATTTTCTTTGCTTTCCATCACCTCATCATTGATACGGTGAGTTGGAGAATTATTCTTGAAGATCTCAGAAACATATACCAGACGCTTGAAAAAGGAGAGAATATTACAATATCTCAAAAAGGAAGTAGTTACCGTCAATGGGTAAAAGCAATTAAAAATTATAAATCAGAAGATACTGAATCCAAAGAAAGAGAATTAGCCTACTGGAATAAAATAACGGCTCAGGTGGATCAAAGCAATCGGGTTATTGAGGAAATTTCCGGTACTGAATATCATCATGATATTCTTCTTCTAGATCAGAATACTACAGAAATTGATTAG
- a CDS encoding non-ribosomal peptide synthetase, whose amino-acid sequence MWQRHYLSGERLERQVDYWKTKLDDFQTLNLPTDHKRPNQVSYEGETIHFVLSSNVAQGLRKTSKDLGVSLYSVMLGGYYLMLAAYSGQDDIVVGSPIANRHHAGLEEMIGFFVNTLALREKIDTEQSLKDFILQISQSVIEAQSHQDLPFEKLVEELGVEQDMSRHPVFQVMFGLQSFGRNTDNTEALFHPYEGEANYQVAKFDLTTMIDDGEETIQGMFNYAHAVFARETVNAMIDSYLYLLEQAFGNEIRLEETKLCDLRLISEEVSEKITEEWNATDVFYPSDTTIHRLFEKQVAKTPNQIAVGYREARLSYRELNERANRLANHLIETYSLQPDSIVPLCLNRSEQMLIAILAVLKSGAAYVPMDPSYPAERIEHILQDTEAKIILAEEETIGKLKEVSSEVISIDAIAFQAMLETLSSENPVTKVQPENLAYVIYTSGTTGLPKGVMIEHRSVANLIEQEAKEFGLKSESVHKNCLWYANYVFDAHVWELYPSITHGHSIYILEKDKQTDLVALRKYIQENKISIATIPPVLLTKDHILPLEKWWWQEMLPIRRS is encoded by the coding sequence TTGTGGCAAAGACATTACCTTTCCGGAGAGAGACTTGAGCGTCAGGTAGACTATTGGAAAACAAAACTGGATGATTTTCAGACCTTGAATTTACCTACCGATCATAAAAGGCCAAATCAGGTTTCTTATGAAGGAGAAACCATTCATTTTGTATTATCTTCAAATGTAGCCCAGGGACTGAGAAAAACATCTAAAGACTTGGGTGTGAGTTTATACAGTGTAATGCTTGGAGGATATTATCTGATGTTAGCGGCCTATTCCGGTCAGGATGATATTGTAGTAGGAAGCCCTATTGCCAACAGACATCATGCAGGTCTTGAAGAGATGATCGGATTCTTTGTGAATACACTGGCATTAAGAGAAAAGATAGATACTGAGCAAAGCCTTAAAGATTTTATTCTTCAGATATCTCAATCAGTAATAGAAGCGCAGTCTCATCAGGATCTTCCGTTCGAGAAACTGGTAGAAGAATTGGGTGTAGAGCAGGATATGTCCCGCCATCCAGTATTTCAGGTAATGTTTGGGCTTCAGAGTTTCGGAAGAAATACAGATAATACAGAGGCTTTATTCCATCCTTATGAAGGAGAAGCAAACTATCAGGTTGCTAAATTTGATCTGACCACTATGATCGACGATGGGGAAGAAACGATTCAAGGGATGTTCAATTATGCTCATGCCGTTTTTGCAAGAGAAACAGTGAATGCTATGATTGATTCTTATTTGTACCTTCTTGAACAGGCCTTCGGTAATGAGATCAGACTGGAAGAAACCAAATTGTGTGATCTTCGCTTAATATCTGAAGAAGTCAGTGAAAAAATAACAGAAGAATGGAACGCAACAGATGTATTTTATCCTTCCGATACAACCATTCACAGGTTATTCGAAAAACAGGTTGCGAAAACTCCGAATCAGATCGCTGTAGGATATAGGGAGGCAAGATTGTCTTACCGTGAACTTAATGAGCGTGCTAATCGCTTGGCTAACCATCTTATTGAAACTTATAGCCTTCAACCCGATAGTATTGTTCCGTTATGTCTGAACCGCTCTGAACAAATGCTTATTGCGATTTTGGCAGTATTAAAATCCGGTGCAGCCTATGTACCGATGGATCCTTCATATCCGGCAGAAAGAATAGAGCACATTCTTCAAGATACCGAAGCCAAAATAATATTGGCAGAAGAAGAAACAATAGGAAAGCTAAAAGAGGTCTCATCAGAAGTAATTTCCATCGATGCCATTGCATTTCAGGCTATGCTGGAAACCCTGTCTTCTGAAAATCCGGTAACAAAAGTACAACCGGAAAATCTGGCTTATGTAATTTATACTAGTGGAACTACAGGACTTCCAAAAGGAGTAATGATCGAACATCGAAGTGTAGCTAATTTAATAGAGCAGGAAGCCAAAGAATTTGGACTGAAGTCAGAATCGGTTCATAAAAACTGTCTGTGGTATGCTAATTATGTATTCGATGCACACGTGTGGGAATTGTATCCATCCATTACTCACGGGCATAGCATTTACATCCTTGAAAAAGACAAACAAACGGATCTTGTTGCTTTACGGAAGTATATACAAGAAAATAAAATCAGTATTGCAACCATACCACCTGTACTTCTTACGAAAGATCATATTCTGCCATTAGAAAAATGGTGGTGGCAGGAGATGTTACCAATCCGCAGGTCATGA